The following proteins are co-located in the Candidatus Zymogenus saltonus genome:
- a CDS encoding AAA family ATPase → MYKSYWGLIDAPFENVPDPSFLYESPQHKEALSRMLYGISRRKGCVMLTGEIGSGKTTLSRTLIQRLPRENFEVALIENPKLTPLLFIQEIIYQFTGENVDQKKTNMLHHLNRILYKNVSDDKESVIVIDEAQLIETKETFEELRLLLNFQLNDRFLLTLILIGQPELKQIVNSIPQFEQRVAIKYHLQNLSYEEMVKYIEFRLKRAGLNRNVFTIESMEKIFNYSGGTPRKINNICDMGLLVGWNMKSKYVDSSIISNLLSENKNW, encoded by the coding sequence ATGTATAAGTCATACTGGGGATTAATAGACGCTCCTTTCGAGAATGTTCCCGATCCGTCCTTTCTCTATGAATCCCCGCAGCACAAGGAGGCCCTTTCGAGGATGCTCTACGGCATCTCCCGAAGGAAGGGGTGTGTAATGCTTACGGGAGAGATCGGAAGCGGGAAGACCACCCTTTCCAGGACGCTCATCCAGCGTCTTCCGAGGGAAAATTTTGAAGTTGCGCTCATTGAGAATCCTAAATTGACCCCCCTACTCTTTATACAGGAGATTATATATCAATTTACCGGAGAGAATGTCGATCAGAAGAAGACAAACATGCTTCACCATTTGAACCGTATCCTTTACAAGAACGTCTCCGATGACAAGGAGTCCGTAATTGTCATTGACGAGGCGCAGCTGATTGAGACCAAAGAGACATTTGAGGAGTTAAGACTCCTTCTGAACTTTCAGCTTAACGACCGCTTCCTCCTGACTCTAATACTCATCGGTCAGCCGGAGTTAAAACAGATTGTGAATTCGATACCTCAGTTCGAGCAGCGGGTGGCTATAAAGTATCACCTTCAGAACCTCTCTTATGAGGAGATGGTAAAGTATATTGAATTTCGTCTGAAGAGGGCGGGTTTAAACAGAAACGTCTTCACTATCGAGTCTATGGAAAAGATCTTCAATTACTCCGGCGGAACACCAAGAAAGATAAACAATATCTGCGATATGGGTCTGCTTGTGGGATGGAACATGAAGAGTAAATATGTGGATTCATCCATTATTAGTAATTTATTAAGTGAGAATAAAAATTGGTAA
- a CDS encoding HD domain-containing protein, producing MVKISDIIRGQDIFEDKKQKGGLNSQGKDVAISDILTPDDILGEKISQYLRAPTEVEKKEALLILSELNELLDNMFSSMRKGEKFDIIPLSLHAKRLVNSIDKYQNIFMAQMYNSYDYTNLSYNSLWTTIIAIKIGRRIGMSGAELNELALAGLTHDVGLGLIPEDILSNEKELLRSEVREIESHPDKGSEFLKKFGNGYQHLSLIALQEHEREDGSGYPKGLTGKDIHQHAKIIGLADTYEAMTQDRPYRKRILPLYVMKDIVENMKGKYNSEIIKALLEEVTLFPVGSYVRLNSKEVGRVIAGTGETHFRQIVQILYDSDGKKLKTPKIVNLMEAHLIHIVEPVDENQLEG from the coding sequence TTGGTAAAAATATCAGATATCATAAGGGGTCAGGATATCTTTGAAGATAAAAAGCAGAAGGGCGGGTTAAACAGTCAGGGTAAAGATGTTGCAATCAGCGATATTCTCACTCCCGACGATATTCTAGGCGAGAAGATCTCGCAGTATTTGAGAGCCCCGACGGAAGTCGAAAAGAAGGAAGCGCTTCTAATCTTGTCGGAGCTTAACGAGCTTCTCGACAATATGTTTTCTTCCATGCGAAAAGGCGAAAAATTTGATATTATTCCGCTAAGCCTGCACGCCAAGAGATTGGTAAACTCCATTGATAAATACCAGAATATCTTCATGGCCCAGATGTATAACAGCTATGATTACACAAATCTTTCTTATAACTCCCTCTGGACGACGATTATCGCGATAAAGATCGGAAGGAGGATCGGGATGAGCGGGGCGGAGCTCAATGAGCTTGCACTGGCCGGACTTACCCACGATGTGGGTCTGGGTCTGATACCCGAAGATATTTTAAGTAATGAAAAGGAGCTCTTAAGGAGCGAGGTGAGGGAGATAGAGTCCCATCCGGATAAGGGGAGCGAGTTTCTCAAGAAGTTCGGAAACGGGTATCAGCACCTGTCCTTGATCGCCCTTCAGGAGCATGAGAGGGAGGACGGTTCCGGCTATCCCAAGGGATTGACCGGAAAAGATATTCATCAACATGCAAAGATAATCGGCCTCGCGGACACTTACGAGGCGATGACCCAGGACAGACCTTACAGGAAGCGGATCTTGCCCCTTTACGTTATGAAGGACATCGTCGAGAATATGAAGGGTAAATACAACAGCGAAATAATTAAGGCGCTCCTTGAGGAGGTAACCCTTTTCCCCGTAGGCAGTTATGTAAGACTCAACAGTAAAGAAGTCGGGAGGGTAATCGCGGGAACGGGGGAAACGCATTTTCGGCAGATTGTGCAGATACTTTACGACAGCGACGGTAAAAAACTTAAAACCCCGAAGATCGTTAATCTTATGGAGGCCCATCTTATACATATTGTAGAGCCCGTCGACGAAAATCAGTTGGAGGGTTAA
- a CDS encoding polysaccharide export protein, whose translation MGSTSAGPVHSLPTEASRYEHRVQPGDFIDINLWEEGELKEYKVQVTKRGTISFLFFEDINVLGMTNKELDKHLTQVLLEYYVSPMLTVKIREVVYLLGEAKNPGAYTFEDGLTLAAILASAGGPTKDAKLKNVLVIRGYNKDPEVVVANFRKMLKKGDLTQNIYLKGGDIIFLPSTTIANVNYFVRQIMPILEFLMFPTRVVFP comes from the coding sequence ATGGGAAGCACGTCTGCCGGCCCCGTTCACTCGTTGCCGACGGAGGCGAGCCGTTACGAACACAGGGTTCAGCCCGGGGATTTTATCGATATAAACCTCTGGGAGGAGGGGGAGCTGAAGGAGTACAAGGTTCAGGTCACAAAGAGGGGAACGATAAGCTTTTTGTTCTTCGAGGACATCAACGTGTTGGGAATGACAAATAAGGAGCTGGACAAGCACCTGACACAGGTCCTGTTGGAATATTACGTTTCTCCCATGCTTACTGTAAAGATAAGGGAAGTTGTGTACCTCTTGGGGGAGGCCAAAAACCCGGGGGCATATACCTTTGAAGACGGCTTGACCCTCGCCGCAATACTCGCTTCGGCGGGTGGGCCGACAAAGGACGCAAAGCTTAAGAATGTCCTGGTGATCAGGGGTTACAACAAAGACCCGGAGGTGGTTGTTGCGAATTTCAGAAAGATGTTGAAAAAGGGCGACCTGACCCAGAACATCTATCTTAAGGGCGGAGACATCATCTTTCTGCCTTCCACAACGATCGCAAACGTCAACTATTTTGTAAGGCAGATTATGCCCATACTTGAATTCTTGATGTTTCCGACAAGAGTTGTATTTCCTTAA
- a CDS encoding polysaccharide biosynthesis tyrosine autokinase — translation MAQYEIQLKDLIRIVRKRKNIIIFSTVTLSVLSFLFALIQSPPPMYKAVAKVKYDSSRSLVGMMPSFYYSPYSNIKSQTKIITSFPVLKEAAKEVGLISIGDMSEEQENDTILHSKEHMSNISMIEAAVKAEPEEGTDIINITVIYKDPVMAADIANALAKSYKEYNIKLKNEQTIKTKEFIEKQLKELSRRLNKAEDELKDFQNKKEIVSLDSQALMDLKALDDLQRKHEALNRENQTLVYYRSNLSSKGSSGNMFQLREIDRDSTLNRYNLELQELLIERDKYLTTYTERHPKVVDVNNKISKLRGSIRSDIYARIETNKKDMEILKKDIEKYKEKTAEYPNDSLTLVRLEREVELQSGLFSELNSKYQEILIQESGKIVEVSEVTPALVNEKRVNPPKIGSSFFMGLFIGLFLGIFFAIVRENMDTSIGTIEDVESYLEIPVLGVIPYVASIKGVPGEEEAKEKEGDSEPPLVFLMNPKSQVVEAYRSLRTNILFINQEKGTKTFMVTSSSLQEGKTINCINIAVTLAQGGYRTLLVEADMRRGTIGKIFGIEKSPGLSDIILSSRNWKEVKRDINDILLGGIDMDVLIKSPELSNFNIITSGTFPINPSELINSQQMSKFIEEVKESYDFVIFDSTPVLPVTDAVLLSQKIEGVILLYEVGKIARGVLKRSKLHLEAVKANVVGVILNGVRPEYGPDYYEYHYQYYYSEEKESPKPKDLAALKEMITKENMMYLLNSAKNGISNLFKRKTK, via the coding sequence ATGGCTCAATATGAGATACAACTGAAAGACCTGATCAGGATAGTAAGAAAGCGCAAGAACATAATTATTTTTTCGACCGTTACCCTTTCCGTCCTGAGCTTTTTATTTGCCTTGATTCAATCGCCCCCTCCCATGTACAAGGCGGTGGCGAAGGTTAAATACGACAGCAGTCGGTCTCTTGTAGGGATGATGCCCAGCTTCTACTACTCGCCTTACAGCAATATCAAGTCTCAAACGAAGATCATTACCAGTTTCCCTGTATTAAAGGAGGCCGCAAAAGAGGTCGGACTTATAAGTATTGGGGATATGAGCGAGGAACAGGAAAATGACACGATCCTGCACTCCAAGGAGCATATGAGCAATATCTCCATGATCGAGGCGGCAGTGAAGGCCGAGCCGGAAGAGGGCACGGATATAATAAATATTACTGTAATATACAAAGATCCGGTTATGGCCGCCGATATTGCAAATGCCCTGGCCAAAAGCTACAAAGAGTACAATATAAAGTTAAAAAATGAGCAAACCATCAAGACAAAGGAGTTCATCGAGAAACAGTTGAAAGAGCTTTCAAGAAGATTAAATAAGGCCGAAGATGAGCTGAAGGATTTTCAAAACAAAAAGGAAATCGTTTCTCTGGACAGTCAGGCCTTGATGGATTTGAAAGCTCTCGATGACCTCCAAAGGAAACATGAGGCCCTTAATCGTGAAAACCAGACCCTGGTCTATTACAGGAGTAATCTCTCGTCGAAGGGCTCATCGGGGAACATGTTTCAGCTCAGAGAAATTGACAGGGACAGCACCCTCAACAGGTATAATCTGGAGCTTCAGGAGCTTCTGATAGAGCGGGACAAGTATCTCACGACGTACACGGAGCGTCACCCGAAGGTCGTGGACGTAAACAATAAAATCTCAAAATTGAGAGGCTCGATCCGTTCGGATATTTATGCAAGGATAGAGACGAACAAGAAGGACATGGAGATACTGAAGAAGGATATCGAAAAGTATAAAGAGAAGACAGCGGAATATCCGAACGACAGCCTGACCCTCGTCAGGCTCGAGAGGGAGGTGGAGCTTCAGAGCGGTCTCTTTTCCGAGCTGAATTCAAAATACCAGGAGATTCTAATCCAGGAATCCGGCAAGATTGTGGAGGTATCCGAGGTGACGCCGGCCCTTGTCAATGAAAAGAGGGTCAATCCACCGAAGATCGGATCCTCGTTTTTTATGGGCCTTTTTATCGGATTGTTTCTCGGCATCTTTTTCGCGATCGTAAGAGAAAACATGGACACCTCCATAGGGACCATCGAAGATGTTGAGAGCTATCTTGAGATTCCGGTTCTCGGGGTCATTCCGTATGTTGCATCGATTAAGGGCGTTCCGGGGGAAGAGGAGGCAAAAGAAAAGGAGGGGGATTCGGAGCCCCCGCTCGTCTTTTTAATGAACCCGAAGTCCCAGGTTGTGGAGGCGTACAGGAGTCTTCGCACGAACATCCTCTTTATTAATCAGGAAAAGGGGACGAAAACATTCATGGTGACAAGCTCCTCCCTCCAGGAGGGGAAAACGATAAACTGCATCAATATTGCCGTCACCCTTGCCCAGGGTGGGTATCGTACCCTTTTGGTCGAGGCGGACATGCGCCGGGGCACCATAGGCAAGATCTTTGGAATAGAGAAGTCCCCGGGGTTGTCGGACATCATCCTTTCCAGCCGGAACTGGAAGGAAGTGAAAAGGGACATCAACGATATACTGCTGGGCGGCATCGATATGGACGTTCTTATAAAATCTCCCGAGCTGTCGAATTTCAACATAATTACTTCAGGGACCTTCCCCATCAATCCATCGGAACTGATCAACTCCCAGCAGATGTCCAAGTTCATAGAAGAGGTAAAGGAAAGCTACGACTTTGTGATTTTCGATTCTACTCCGGTGCTCCCCGTGACGGATGCGGTCCTCCTGAGCCAAAAGATCGAAGGAGTCATCTTGCTCTACGAGGTGGGCAAGATCGCAAGGGGCGTTCTCAAGCGCTCCAAACTGCATCTGGAGGCGGTCAAAGCGAATGTGGTAGGGGTGATCTTAAACGGCGTGAGGCCGGAATACGGCCCGGATTATTACGAATATCACTATCAGTACTATTACAGCGAAGAGAAAGAGAGCCCCAAGCCGAAAGATCTTGCGGCCTTGAAGGAGATGATTACAAAGGAGAACATGATGTATCTTTTGAACTCCGCAAAAAATGGGATCTCAAATCTCTTCAAGAGGAAAACGAAATAG
- a CDS encoding O-antigen ligase family protein, which produces MKAPKMDNSTGELNTPTILLFGVMIFFIAILAFFLSGQIELKMMILLLGIISSAICFFNTEMALYLIIFAMLFSPEFSVGGGLEEERSLVIRIEDVVIVIVFLSWILKTTIYKGLGLIVKTPLNNSILIYIFATLFSTLWGSLVGEVSLLSGLLYVFKYMEYFLVFFLFVSSLEDKSQIQRFIVVAFIVAIFTALYAMIQIPQGVRVSAPFEGTSGEPNTLGGYLILIISVSAGLLMTLEDRKIKRYLIGVIALLSVPFIFTLSRSSYIAVIPMFVTLFFFSKKKVILAALLLVFLVFSPFVLPEKVKGRVTETFVPYPGYEGTETLLGKGLDPSTSARITSFRYAISKWAEKPLLGWGVTGVGIIDSMYFRVLAETGLLGITAFFYLIYRIIVFLYFTFKEAQDKFLKGLSFGMLLATLALLAHSIGAATFIIVRIMEPFWFFMATIFLLSKIEKSKDEITVKEKR; this is translated from the coding sequence ATGAAAGCGCCTAAAATGGACAATTCAACGGGGGAATTGAACACTCCCACGATATTGTTGTTCGGGGTAATGATTTTTTTCATCGCTATCCTGGCGTTTTTTCTCTCCGGCCAGATTGAGCTCAAGATGATGATTCTGCTCCTCGGGATCATCTCTTCGGCGATATGTTTCTTCAACACGGAGATGGCTCTCTATTTGATAATCTTCGCGATGCTCTTTTCGCCGGAGTTTTCAGTGGGAGGGGGACTCGAAGAGGAGCGAAGCCTCGTAATCAGGATTGAGGACGTGGTTATAGTAATAGTATTCCTTTCATGGATACTCAAAACCACAATATATAAGGGGCTCGGACTTATAGTCAAGACCCCCCTCAACAACTCGATACTGATCTACATTTTCGCCACCCTCTTCTCTACCCTTTGGGGGTCGCTGGTCGGAGAGGTCAGCCTCCTCTCGGGCCTCCTCTATGTATTCAAATATATGGAATACTTCCTCGTCTTTTTTCTGTTCGTCAGCAGTTTAGAGGACAAAAGCCAAATACAGCGTTTCATAGTGGTGGCGTTTATTGTCGCGATATTTACCGCCCTTTACGCAATGATCCAGATCCCCCAGGGGGTGAGGGTGAGCGCCCCGTTCGAGGGGACATCGGGAGAGCCGAACACCCTTGGAGGCTATCTGATTCTTATTATCTCCGTCTCGGCCGGGCTTTTAATGACACTTGAGGACAGGAAGATCAAGAGGTATCTCATCGGCGTGATCGCCCTCCTCTCGGTCCCCTTTATCTTCACCCTGTCACGAAGCTCGTATATCGCGGTGATACCGATGTTTGTAACCCTGTTTTTCTTTTCAAAGAAGAAGGTCATCCTTGCCGCTCTTCTGTTGGTCTTTTTGGTGTTTTCGCCCTTTGTACTCCCGGAAAAGGTCAAGGGACGGGTGACCGAGACCTTCGTCCCTTATCCCGGTTATGAGGGCACCGAGACCCTTCTGGGCAAAGGGCTGGATCCTTCTACATCCGCCAGGATCACTTCCTTTAGGTATGCAATTTCAAAATGGGCGGAAAAACCGCTCTTGGGCTGGGGCGTTACGGGGGTCGGGATAATCGACAGCATGTATTTCAGGGTACTGGCGGAGACGGGCCTTTTGGGGATTACCGCCTTTTTTTACCTGATCTATAGGATAATAGTCTTTCTCTACTTCACATTCAAGGAGGCTCAGGACAAGTTTCTCAAGGGCCTTTCATTTGGGATGCTCTTGGCAACGCTGGCCCTTCTCGCCCATTCCATAGGGGCTGCGACCTTCATTATCGTCAGGATCATGGAGCCGTTCTGGTTCTTTATGGCGACGATCTTTCTGCTGTCAAAGATCGAGAAGTCCAAAGATGAGATTACTGTCAAGGAAAAGCGGTGA
- a CDS encoding glycosyltransferase, giving the protein MKIAYFLKSLPEKSTTFICTEIEFLRKRGDDVYIFPIWDMDSSNVPSSIAELGDYNYRRFSLLYPGWIFAAVLFLFLKPKVVLGLFSEYRKLYGIRFVFKSLEAALVLKTIGIKRIHAHMLSISVTRARIASILVDTPYTFTAHGSDLLLLSPKDSAELLRGAEGVITPTEYNRKKIVEIAGNQAGESVKVIPYGVDTDFFSPHQGGRNKKGVVDIVIVGRLHPVKGHPYLLEALSILKKRGVKFHLTVVGEGEERGNLERLADDLDLVKFVTFAGSLYGRPLRDRLRGSDIFVLSSLSEGLPVSMLEAMSVGLTVVVPEITGITEVIIPQGRGGGRGNGIIFEAKNPEDLAQKLEPAIRDRDLRDRLGRAARETVILKCSHDAAYRKIAEVIEGSAR; this is encoded by the coding sequence GTGAAGATTGCGTACTTCCTCAAGAGCCTCCCTGAAAAATCAACCACATTCATTTGCACGGAGATAGAGTTTTTGAGGAAGAGGGGCGATGATGTCTACATCTTTCCCATATGGGATATGGACAGCTCGAACGTCCCAAGCTCCATTGCCGAGCTGGGCGATTACAATTACAGGCGGTTTTCCCTCTTGTATCCTGGCTGGATTTTTGCCGCCGTCCTTTTTCTTTTCCTCAAGCCGAAGGTTGTCCTCGGCCTTTTCTCTGAATATCGTAAGCTCTACGGGATAAGGTTCGTTTTTAAATCGCTGGAGGCGGCTCTTGTTCTGAAGACCATCGGTATAAAGCGCATCCACGCCCATATGTTGTCCATATCAGTAACGAGGGCCCGGATCGCCTCGATACTCGTAGACACCCCCTACACCTTTACGGCCCACGGCTCCGACCTCCTTCTACTTTCCCCCAAAGACTCCGCCGAGCTATTGAGGGGTGCCGAGGGCGTAATAACGCCGACAGAATACAACAGGAAGAAGATCGTGGAGATTGCGGGAAATCAAGCGGGGGAGTCGGTAAAGGTGATACCGTACGGCGTGGACACGGACTTCTTTTCTCCCCACCAAGGAGGAAGGAACAAAAAAGGGGTCGTCGATATAGTCATTGTGGGGAGACTGCACCCTGTTAAGGGGCACCCCTATCTGTTGGAGGCGTTGAGCATCCTCAAAAAGAGGGGGGTCAAATTTCATTTGACCGTTGTGGGTGAAGGGGAAGAGAGGGGGAACCTGGAAAGACTGGCAGATGATCTGGACCTTGTGAAATTCGTCACCTTTGCGGGGAGCCTATACGGGAGACCGCTTAGGGATCGACTGAGGGGTTCCGATATATTCGTGCTTTCGAGCCTGTCGGAAGGGCTTCCCGTCTCGATGCTCGAGGCGATGTCGGTGGGTCTCACCGTCGTGGTGCCAGAGATTACGGGTATAACGGAGGTGATAATTCCTCAAGGAAGGGGAGGGGGCAGGGGAAACGGTATCATCTTTGAGGCGAAGAATCCCGAAGACCTCGCCCAAAAGCTTGAACCGGCGATCAGGGATCGGGACTTGAGGGATAGGCTCGGCCGGGCGGCGAGAGAGACGGTGATTCTCAAATGCTCGCATGACGCCGCGTACCGGAAAATCGCGGAGGTTATCGAGGGGAGTGCGCGGTAG
- a CDS encoding glycosyltransferase family 4 protein, whose protein sequence is MRHVLFLSYNFPPMGGGGVQRTVKFVKYLPEFGWEGLVIAADDKNYWARDETLHEDIPESTIVRRSSPLRPGFFISALERITSRGFAQGLMENVFIPDDKIFWALSILFGALRMVKKHDIRLIYSTSPPHSTHLAALLLKRITRLPWVSDFRDPWTKNYLYKPSNGWIESINRMMERAVMRDADRTICITERAKESYGELPWVDPDRLVTIYNGYDPDDFGGDGAREVDSDKLIITHSGSIYGGNYPKDFFLAVRRILREEPSLRERLLFRFVGVMDKEIEAEIRSFLGDNVQFLGYLTHREAVDVVTRSDCNLVVVTADEKASYHVTGKLFEYMAAGRPILAVVPPGEAADLVRSTETGIVISEDNPEALRRKFRGAIEEIAEMKGKGTFSPNIEAVRRFERRRQAERLAGIFDQLTAETGKR, encoded by the coding sequence TTGAGGCATGTCCTTTTTCTGTCGTATAACTTCCCGCCGATGGGCGGGGGCGGAGTCCAGAGGACGGTCAAGTTCGTCAAGTACCTCCCCGAGTTCGGGTGGGAAGGGCTGGTTATTGCCGCGGACGACAAGAACTACTGGGCCCGGGACGAGACGCTCCACGAAGATATACCGGAATCTACGATTGTAAGGCGGTCTTCGCCCTTGAGGCCCGGATTTTTCATCTCCGCCCTCGAAAGGATCACCTCGAGGGGATTTGCCCAGGGATTGATGGAAAACGTCTTCATCCCGGACGACAAGATTTTCTGGGCGTTATCGATACTATTCGGCGCTCTTCGGATGGTCAAAAAACATGACATCCGGTTGATCTATTCCACATCGCCACCCCACAGCACCCATCTTGCGGCCCTCCTGTTGAAGAGAATTACCCGGCTCCCCTGGGTCTCCGACTTCAGGGATCCGTGGACTAAGAATTATCTCTACAAACCCTCCAACGGATGGATCGAGTCGATCAATCGAATGATGGAGAGGGCGGTGATGAGGGACGCCGATCGTACGATATGCATCACCGAGAGGGCAAAGGAGAGTTACGGGGAGCTCCCTTGGGTTGATCCAGATCGCCTCGTCACGATATATAACGGCTATGACCCGGATGACTTCGGCGGAGACGGCGCCCGGGAGGTGGATTCAGACAAATTAATCATCACGCACTCCGGCTCCATTTACGGCGGAAATTACCCGAAGGATTTCTTTTTGGCGGTAAGGCGCATCCTAAGGGAAGAGCCATCTCTCAGGGAGAGGCTGCTCTTCAGGTTTGTGGGGGTGATGGATAAGGAGATAGAAGCGGAGATCAGGAGCTTCCTCGGCGATAATGTCCAATTTCTGGGGTACCTGACCCACCGCGAGGCTGTCGATGTCGTCACCCGATCGGACTGCAACCTTGTGGTGGTGACGGCCGATGAGAAAGCCTCGTATCACGTCACAGGGAAGCTCTTCGAATATATGGCGGCGGGGCGTCCCATCCTGGCCGTCGTTCCCCCCGGTGAGGCCGCTGACCTCGTGAGGTCGACGGAAACGGGGATTGTAATCAGCGAGGACAACCCTGAAGCCCTCCGCCGCAAGTTCAGAGGGGCGATTGAGGAGATAGCCGAGATGAAGGGTAAGGGCACTTTTTCGCCGAATATCGAGGCCGTCAGGCGTTT